The Amycolatopsis sp. QT-25 genomic sequence CGTGCCGTGCGGGATCCTGATGGTGTTCTGGGTGGTGATCAGCACTCGACTCGCGTTGCTGGCGCGACGATCGTGGCGTTCGTGTGCCACGATCGTGGCGTGACGACCGCCCTGATCTATCTCGTAGTCATGCTGCTGGTGGCCGCCGTGGTGTTTCTGCTGGCCGCCGTGGTGTTCGGCCGGGGTGAGGAGCTGGCCCCCCTGCCGCCCGGCAGTTCGCCGACCAGGCTGCCCGCCGAGGACATCACCGCCGAAGACGTCCACGCCGTCCGCTTCCAGATGGTGCTGCGCGGGTACAAGATGTCCGAAGTGGACTGGGTGATGCGGCGGCTCGGCGTCGAGATCGACGAGCTGCGGGCCAAGGTGGCCGAACTGGAGGCCGAGCGCGAGGGTGTCAGGTGACGGATGTCGTCGTCTCCGTCGACGTCGCGGTACCGGCCGGGACGGCGTGGCTCGCGCTGACCGATTGGGAACGCCAGGGCGAATGGATGCTCGGCACCGAGGTCAAGGTCGTCGAGGGCAACGGGCGCAGTGTGGGGTCGAAGCTGTCGGCCTTCACCGGCGTGGCCGGGATCGGGTTCACCGACACCATGGAGATCACCGGCTGGGAGCCGCCGTTGCGCTGCGTCGTGCGCCACCTCGGCAAGATCGTGCAGGGCACCGGCGTCTTCCAGGTGATCGAGAAGGGGCCGCATTCGTCGACGTTCGTCTGGGCGGAGCAGCTGCGGCCGCCGTTCGGCGTCGTCGGACGGCTCGGCTGGCCGGTCGCGAAACCGGGTTTCGAACTGGGACTGCGGCTGTGCCTGCAGAGATTCGTGAAGTACGCGGAGGGGTACCGGGTTGACTGAGGCGGGTCTGCTGGGCGCGGACGGGATCAAGCGGTGCTCGTGGGGCAACTCGGCCCCGGACTACGTCGAGTACCACGACACCGAATGGGGTGTCCCGCTCCACGGCGACGAGGAACTCTACGAGCGCCTGTGCCTGGAGTCGTTCCAGTCGGGGCTTTCCTGGATCACGATCCTGCGCAAGCGGGAGTCGTTCCGGAAGGCGTTCAAGAAGTTCGAGCCGAAGAAGGTCGCCGCCTTCACCGACGACGACGTTTCCCGTCTCATGGAAGACGCGTCGATCGTGCGGAACCGGGCGAAGATCCTGGCGGCGATCAACAACGCCCGGGCGATCGAGGAACTCGACGGTTCGCTGGACGACCTGCTGTGGTCGTTCGCGCCCGCTTCGCAGACCCGGCCTCGGCGGATGGCGGACGTCCCGGCGATCACCGACGAGTCGAAGGCGATGGCGAAAGAACTCAAGAAGCGCGGCTTCGTGTTTCTGGGGCCGACGACCTGTTACGCGCTGATGCAGGCGACCGGGATGGTCGACGACCATGTGCAGGGCTGCTTCCGAGCCGCTCAGCCCGCGCGGGCGTGCAGGTCTTCGGCCAATCTTCCCAGGGTGCGGTAGCTGCTGTTGAGCTCGATCTTGTGGAAGTCGCGCAGTTCGATCACGCACTGCGTAGCGTACAGGACGGGAATCATGCCCGCCCAGAGGGAGTAGGTCCGGTACTTGACCGAGCGGACTTCGGGCCAGGTGATCGCGAACAGGACCTTGCGCCCGTGGACGTCGGCGAACCCGCCGTCGAAGACGTAGAGACCGCCGTCAAGGCGCCTTCGGGTGGAGACACACCACCAGAGGAAGAGCGGCGGCCACACGAACAGCACGACGGCGAGTGCTCCGGTCAGGTCGCCTTCCCGGAGTCCGAGCGCGAGAGCACCCGCCAGCGGCGCGAAGGCGAAGAAGGTCCCGATGGCGCCCGGCCTGCGACGGTAGCGGCGGAGGCAGTTACCGAGGTCATGCTCCGCGGCTGTCGCCTGGAGGTGGGGCGGGGTCGGGATCACTCCCGGACGCTAGTCGCGGCGGTCCGGTACCGGTCCCGGGCGCGCCATGAAGGACGCTTTCATTGCAGATTTTGCTATGAAAGCGTCCTTCATCGCACGTCGCGAGGGCTTACTTGCCCTGGAATTCCGGCTTGCGCTTGCCCACGAACGCCTCCACCGCTTCGGTGTGGTCGGCCGTCGCGCCGAGCGCGGTCTGGGCCTCGTCCTCGGCCGCCAGCGCGGTTTCGAGCGAGGACTCCGCGGCGACGGACAGCACGTTCTTGATCTTCGCGTACGCGACCGTCGGGCCGGCCGCGAGCTTCGCGGCGACCTTCTGCGCGCGGGCGGCCAGTTCCTCGTCCGGGACGACTTCGCCGACCAGGCCCAGCGTCAGCGCCTCGGCGGCGTCGACGGTGCGTGCCAGCAGCATCAACTCGGCCGCGCGGCCGAGGCCGATCAGCCGCTGCAGTGTCCAGGACGCGCCCGAGTCCGGGCCGAGGCCGACGTTCGCGAACGCCATCAGGAAGTTCGCCGACGTCGCGGCGATCCGGAGGTCGCTCGCGTAGGCGAAGGCCGCGCCCGCGCCGGCCGCCGGGCCGTTCACCGCGGCGATGACCGGCTTCGGCATCCCGATGATGGTCTTGACGATCGGGTTGTAGTGCTCCTTGACCGTGTGTAGCGGCGCCGGATCACCCGCCTGCAGCAGTCCGACGTGCTCCTTCAGATCCTGCCCGGCGCAGAACGCCTTGCCCGAACCGGTCAGCACGACCGCGCGGACACGGTCGTCGGCCGCGGCCTCGGTCAGGCCCGCCAGCAGCCGTTCCTTGAGTTCGACGGTCAGCGAGTTGTACGCCTGCGGCCGATTCAGCGTGAAGGTGCGCACGCCATCGGCGTCGGCGGTCAGCAGAACGTCGGATGTGGTCACGGGATCTCCTAGTCGGCGAAACTGGGGTCTGAGAGGAGTCTTTCAGCCTCACGAGGCGCATACCAGCACCGATACGGCGGCAAAAGATCGGTCCGCGTTCGCGCTCGGCCGCTGATGAGGGACAATGGACAGTAGACCCGGCTGGCTTTGACGAGCGCGACCCGGGCGCGCCGGTTGAGACGGAGGGAGCACGCTATGGCGGCCATGAAGCCCCGGACCGGAGATGGTCCCCTCGAAGTGACTAAGGAGGGGCGGGGCCTCGTGATGCGCGTACCACTCGAAGGTGGTGGGCGCCTCGTCGTCGAACTCTCCGCGGAAGAAGCGAAGGATCTCGGCGCGGCCCTGCAGGAGGTCACCGGCTGAGCCGGACCGCACCAACGGTCAACCACCCGCACCCCGGTCTCCCTTCGGAGGCCGGGGTCGCGGTTCATCTGCGCCCGGAGGTCGCTCACTGTGCGTAACCCGCTACCCCCCGTTCCGGGGAAGCTGCTCGAACTCGAGGTCTCGGACGATCTCCGGCGCGGTACGCCGCTGGCCACGTTGATCGCCGCGCCGTCCGAAGAGGACGGTGACGCCGGACTCGCGGAGATCGGCGGCGTGCGGCCCACCGGCAAGGCCGGTGACGTGCAGACCCTGCCGACCGGCGGCGTCCGCTGGCTGGCCGGCGTCGGTGATGGTGAGCCGCGTCGGTACCGCAAGGCCGGTGCCGCGCTGGTCCGCGCCGTCACGTCGGCGCTGGAGGACGATGTCGAGGCGGGCCGGAAGGCGTTCCGTGCCTTCGCCGTCGAACTACCCGAGGACGCGGGCGCCGAGCACGTCGAGGAGCTCGCGTTCGGGCTGCTGCTCGGCGGCTACCGGTTCACCGTGACGGCCGACGAGCCGAAGCCGAGCCTGCGGACCGTGCGCTTGATCACCCGGCATGAGCGCGCCGTGCCCGCGTACGCGAAGGCGCTGGAGCGGGTGAGCGAACTCGCGGCCGCGGCCGCGTTCGCGCGCGACCTGGCGAACACGCCCTCGAACATCAAGACCCCCGCCTGGCTCGCCGACACGGCGGCACGCGTTTCCGGCGGCGTCCCGAACCTGACCGTGACGACCAGGGACGAGAAGTGGCTGGCGGAGCAGGGCTTCGGCGGCGTTCTCGCCGTCGGTGGCGGCTCGGCCGCGCCGCCGCGGCTGATCGAGCTGGAGTACCGGCCGCGCGGGGCGACGACGCATCTGCTGCTGGTCGGCAAGGGCATCACCTTCGACACCGGCGGTCTTTCGATCAAACCGGCCGACGGCATGCATCTCATGCGCACCGACATGGCGGGCGGCGCGGCGATCATCGCCGCGGTCCGCGCGATCGCCGCGTTGCGCCTGCCGGTCAAGGTGACCGGGCTGGTGCCCGCCGCCGAGAACCACGTTTCCGGTTGGTCGTACCGGCCCGGCGACATCGTCCGGCACTACGGCGGCAAGACGACCGAGGTGGGCAACACCGACGCCGAGGGCCGCATGGTCCTGGCCGACGCGCTCGTCTACGGCATCAAGAAGCACAAGCCGGACGCGGTGATCGACGCGGCGACGCTGACCGGCGCCATGAAGGTGTCGCTCGGCGTCCGCACCGGCGGCGTCTTCGCCACCGACGACGCGCTCGCGGAGCGGGTCACGAAGGCGGGCGAACGGGTCGGCGAGGCGTGGTGGCGGATGCCGCTGCTGGAGGACCTCGCCGAGACCGTGCAGGGTTCCCTCGGTGACGTCCGGCAGGCGCCGGGTGGCCCCGGCAGCATCGTCGCGGCGCTGTTCCTGCGCGAGTTCGTCGGCGACGTGCCGTGGGCGCACCTCGACATCGCCGGACCCGCACGAGCCGACAAGACCTACGCCGACGTCGTCCCCGGGGCCACCGGGTTCGCGGCGCGGACGCTGGTCGAGCTGGTCGCTTCCTATACCTGACCCGCGGTCACCTGCGGGGCGGGAGCAAGGGACCTTTGCTGTCGCCCCGCGGGTGCACCCTGGGCATGGGCTGGGTCGGCGCGTCTCCGGCATGAGCGGTGAGCCGGCGCGCGATCCCGGTCGCCGGGCCCTTCAGGTACCGGAACACGAGCCACGCGGTGACGCTGCCGAGGACGAGGCCGGCGAGCACGTCGTGCGGGT encodes the following:
- a CDS encoding enoyl-CoA hydratase-related protein — translated: MTTSDVLLTADADGVRTFTLNRPQAYNSLTVELKERLLAGLTEAAADDRVRAVVLTGSGKAFCAGQDLKEHVGLLQAGDPAPLHTVKEHYNPIVKTIIGMPKPVIAAVNGPAAGAGAAFAYASDLRIAATSANFLMAFANVGLGPDSGASWTLQRLIGLGRAAELMLLARTVDAAEALTLGLVGEVVPDEELAARAQKVAAKLAAGPTVAYAKIKNVLSVAAESSLETALAAEDEAQTALGATADHTEAVEAFVGKRKPEFQGK
- a CDS encoding DivIVA domain-containing protein; this encodes MTTALIYLVVMLLVAAVVFLLAAVVFGRGEELAPLPPGSSPTRLPAEDITAEDVHAVRFQMVLRGYKMSEVDWVMRRLGVEIDELRAKVAELEAEREGVR
- a CDS encoding SRPBCC family protein, with protein sequence MTDVVVSVDVAVPAGTAWLALTDWERQGEWMLGTEVKVVEGNGRSVGSKLSAFTGVAGIGFTDTMEITGWEPPLRCVVRHLGKIVQGTGVFQVIEKGPHSSTFVWAEQLRPPFGVVGRLGWPVAKPGFELGLRLCLQRFVKYAEGYRVD
- a CDS encoding leucyl aminopeptidase family protein, whose protein sequence is MRNPLPPVPGKLLELEVSDDLRRGTPLATLIAAPSEEDGDAGLAEIGGVRPTGKAGDVQTLPTGGVRWLAGVGDGEPRRYRKAGAALVRAVTSALEDDVEAGRKAFRAFAVELPEDAGAEHVEELAFGLLLGGYRFTVTADEPKPSLRTVRLITRHERAVPAYAKALERVSELAAAAAFARDLANTPSNIKTPAWLADTAARVSGGVPNLTVTTRDEKWLAEQGFGGVLAVGGGSAAPPRLIELEYRPRGATTHLLLVGKGITFDTGGLSIKPADGMHLMRTDMAGGAAIIAAVRAIAALRLPVKVTGLVPAAENHVSGWSYRPGDIVRHYGGKTTEVGNTDAEGRMVLADALVYGIKKHKPDAVIDAATLTGAMKVSLGVRTGGVFATDDALAERVTKAGERVGEAWWRMPLLEDLAETVQGSLGDVRQAPGGPGSIVAALFLREFVGDVPWAHLDIAGPARADKTYADVVPGATGFAARTLVELVASYT
- a CDS encoding DUF3117 domain-containing protein, with the protein product MAAMKPRTGDGPLEVTKEGRGLVMRVPLEGGGRLVVELSAEEAKDLGAALQEVTG
- a CDS encoding DNA-3-methyladenine glycosylase I, with the translated sequence MTEAGLLGADGIKRCSWGNSAPDYVEYHDTEWGVPLHGDEELYERLCLESFQSGLSWITILRKRESFRKAFKKFEPKKVAAFTDDDVSRLMEDASIVRNRAKILAAINNARAIEELDGSLDDLLWSFAPASQTRPRRMADVPAITDESKAMAKELKKRGFVFLGPTTCYALMQATGMVDDHVQGCFRAAQPARACRSSANLPRVR